One stretch of Macrotis lagotis isolate mMagLag1 chromosome 7, bilby.v1.9.chrom.fasta, whole genome shotgun sequence DNA includes these proteins:
- the IL6 gene encoding interleukin-6: MNPLLPITGSLRPLALTLTLLLATAALPIPDPSGNGFSGDVVPSKSTSHYSNLHKAENLAELLRRKADDLKKQMCKNQNMCDNSNEVLAENHLNLPNITEEDGCFQNGFNEETCLIKIVSGLQDFDTYLQYIETKDNTFQPLKLTTEQLVLTLKPLIKMADAVPTPNPTASKELLFKLKSLKGWMKDVSLHLILRHYVQYMERTIRAVRYLNPRSLHA; encoded by the exons ATGAACCCTCTGCTCCCAA tCACAGGATCTCTTAGGCCACTTGCCCTCACCCTGACGCTCCTCCTGGCCACGGCTGCTCTCCCCATCCCAGATCCCTCGGGGAATGGATTTTCAGGGGATGTGGTCCCAAGTAAATCAACATCCCACTATTCCAACCTTCACAAAGCTGAGAATTTGGCGGAGCTGCTCCGGAGGAAGGCAGATGACTTAAAAAAGCAG ATGTGTAAGAACCAGAACATGTGTGACAATAGCAATGAAGTACTAGCCGAAAACCACCTGAACCTTCCTAACATCACAGAGGAAGATGGATGCTTCCAGAATGGATTCAATGAG GAGACATGCTTGATAAAGATTGTCAGTGGTCTTCAGGACTTTGATACATATCTTCAGTACATTGAGACGAAGGATAATACATTTCAGCCCCTAAAGCTGACGACAGAGCAACTAGTCCTTACCCTGAAGCCCTTG atAAAAATGGCAGATGCAGTACCCACTCCCAACCCAACTGCTTCCAAGGAACTGCTTTTTAAATTGAAGTCCCTGAAAGGCTGGATGAAGGATGTGAGTCTCCATCTCATCCTGCGGCACTATGTCCAATACATGGAGAGGACCATTCGGGCTGTTCGCTATCTGAATCCCAGGAGTCTCCATGCCTGA